A window from Salvia miltiorrhiza cultivar Shanhuang (shh) chromosome 2, IMPLAD_Smil_shh, whole genome shotgun sequence encodes these proteins:
- the LOC131009177 gene encoding PLASMODESMATA CALLOSE-BINDING PROTEIN 5-like isoform X1: MDSGSFAVDLFFALFSLICAAGAAQGDGGAARELWCVAKNNAEDAALQSALDWTCGPGGADCGPIQNGGPCYDASDLQKTASFAFNDYFLKHGPSEQTCDFANTAALTYLNPSHNNCKFPSSLNAGNSNFSGASTADSGGAYLSSGGAIVHHSVGGLLPNCLLFAIPLVL; this comes from the exons aTGGATTCTGGAAGCTTCGCGGTTGATCTCTTCTTCGCCTTATTCTCGCTCATCTGCGCGGCGGGGGCGGCGCAAGGCGACGGAGGGGCGGCGAGGGAGCTGTGGTGCGTGGCGAAGAACAATGCCGAGGACGCCGCCCTGCAGTCGGCGCTGGATTGGACGTGCGGGCCGGGCGGCGCCGATTGCGGGCCCATCCAGAACGGCGGGCCCTGCTACGACGCCTCCGACCTCCAGAAAACGGCGTCGTTCGCCTTCAACGATTACTTCCTCAAGCACGGCCCCTCTGAGCAAACCTGCGATTTCGCCAATACTGCCGCTCTCACCTATTTGAACCCTA GCCACAATAATTGCAAATTTCCATCGAG CTTAAATGCAGGCAACAGTAACTTTAGTGGGGCGTCGACTGCAGATTCAGGTGGCGCGTATCTAAGTAGCGGTGGTGCCATCGTTCACCATAGTGTTGGGGGATTACTCCCAAATTGTCTGTTGTTTGCAATTCCATTAGTATTATGA
- the LOC131009177 gene encoding PLASMODESMATA CALLOSE-BINDING PROTEIN 5-like isoform X2: MDSGSFAVDLFFALFSLICAAGAAQGDGGAARELWCVAKNNAEDAALQSALDWTCGPGGADCGPIQNGGPCYDASDLQKTASFAFNDYFLKHGPSEQTCDFANTAALTYLNPSHNNCKFPSRFRWRVSK, from the exons aTGGATTCTGGAAGCTTCGCGGTTGATCTCTTCTTCGCCTTATTCTCGCTCATCTGCGCGGCGGGGGCGGCGCAAGGCGACGGAGGGGCGGCGAGGGAGCTGTGGTGCGTGGCGAAGAACAATGCCGAGGACGCCGCCCTGCAGTCGGCGCTGGATTGGACGTGCGGGCCGGGCGGCGCCGATTGCGGGCCCATCCAGAACGGCGGGCCCTGCTACGACGCCTCCGACCTCCAGAAAACGGCGTCGTTCGCCTTCAACGATTACTTCCTCAAGCACGGCCCCTCTGAGCAAACCTGCGATTTCGCCAATACTGCCGCTCTCACCTATTTGAACCCTA GCCACAATAATTGCAAATTTCCATCGAG ATTCAGGTGGCGCGTATCTAAGTAG